One Solanum lycopersicum chromosome 4, SLM_r2.1 DNA window includes the following coding sequences:
- the LOC101250883 gene encoding uncharacterized protein isoform X3 — translation MAADSNTGFHQQALSFQSGAIGSSSSQIMLMSDYYSHLGVNFDVNNSGVGGGMLYSGNPTMMTTNSSSSSSPRTSQYGSCSDSFLIDTVPGLKHDTGLAVEWTVEELYKLEEGLIKYANEPRIMKYIKIAASLRDKNVRDVALRCRWITRKRRKPEDYSLGKKVKDRKDKLAEMSSMSSVSASLMSLAPYSLSMNHHGHGDVLPSGAALLGTRRLLEENNQALNRISANLSTFKLQDNVDLFFQTKNNLTAILNNMKNMPGIMSQMPPLPVFLNEELASSLSPSSAQPMMFGCRSGIQLKQEPAC, via the exons ATGGCTGCAGATTCTAATACAGGGTTTCATCAGCAAGCTTTATCATTTCAATCAGGGGCAATTGGGAGCTCGTCATCTCAGATAATGTTGATGAGTGATTACTACAGTCATCTTGGAGTGAATTTCGATGTAAATAATAGTGGAGTAGGAGGAGGGATGTTGTATTCAGGGAATCCAACAATGATGACAACCAATAGCTCTAGTAGCAGTAGTCCAAGAACTAGTCAGTATGGAAGTTGTTCAGATTCTTTTCTTATAGATACAGTGCCAGGGCTCAAGCATGATACGGGCCTCGCTGTTGAATGGACGGTCGAGGAGTTGTACAAACTGGAGGAAGGACTTATCAA gTATGCCAATGAACCACGGATAATGAAATACATTAAAATTGCAGCATCACTCCGCGATAAAAATGTCCGTGATGTTGCACTGAGATGTAGGTGGATCACG AGAAAGCGAAGGAAACCTGAAGACTATAGTTTGGGGAAGAAAGTGAAAGATAGGAAG GATAAATTAGCAGAAATGTCCTCAATGAGTAGTGTGTCTGCTTCACTGATGAGCTTGGCTCCATATTCTCTCTCCATGAATCATCATGGCCATGGTGATGTTTTGCCATCAGGAG CAGCATTACTTGGAACGAGGCGTCTATTGGAAGAAAATAATCAGGCCCTTAACAGAATTTCAGCTAACCTCTCAACGTTCAAG TTGCAGGACAATGTTGATCTCTTTTTCCAGACGAAGAACAATTTAACTGCgattttaaataa TATGAAAAATATGCCAGGGATTATGAGCCAAATGCCACCACTACCAGTCTTCTTAAATGAGGAGCTCGCTAGTAGTCTCTCGCCTAGTTCAGCTCAG CCGATGATGTTTGGCTGCAGAAGCGGAATCCAGTTGAAACAGGAGCCAGCTTGTTGA
- the LOC101250883 gene encoding uncharacterized protein isoform X1 — MAADSNTGFHQQALSFQSGAIGSSSSQIMLMSDYYSHLGVNFDVNNSGVGGGMLYSGNPTMMTTNSSSSSSPRTSQYGSCSDSFLIDTVPGLKHDTGLAVEWTVEELYKLEEGLIKYANEPRIMKYIKIAASLRDKNVRDVALRCRWITRKRRKPEDYSLGKKVKDRKVCHHDKLAEMSSMSSVSASLMSLAPYSLSMNHHGHGDVLPSGAALLGTRRLLEENNQALNRISANLSTFKLQDNVDLFFQTKNNLTAILNNMKNMPGIMSQMPPLPVFLNEELASSLSPSSAQPMMFGCRSGIQLKQEPAC; from the exons ATGGCTGCAGATTCTAATACAGGGTTTCATCAGCAAGCTTTATCATTTCAATCAGGGGCAATTGGGAGCTCGTCATCTCAGATAATGTTGATGAGTGATTACTACAGTCATCTTGGAGTGAATTTCGATGTAAATAATAGTGGAGTAGGAGGAGGGATGTTGTATTCAGGGAATCCAACAATGATGACAACCAATAGCTCTAGTAGCAGTAGTCCAAGAACTAGTCAGTATGGAAGTTGTTCAGATTCTTTTCTTATAGATACAGTGCCAGGGCTCAAGCATGATACGGGCCTCGCTGTTGAATGGACGGTCGAGGAGTTGTACAAACTGGAGGAAGGACTTATCAA gTATGCCAATGAACCACGGATAATGAAATACATTAAAATTGCAGCATCACTCCGCGATAAAAATGTCCGTGATGTTGCACTGAGATGTAGGTGGATCACG AGAAAGCGAAGGAAACCTGAAGACTATAGTTTGGGGAAGAAAGTGAAAGATAGGAAGGTTTGCCATCAT GATAAATTAGCAGAAATGTCCTCAATGAGTAGTGTGTCTGCTTCACTGATGAGCTTGGCTCCATATTCTCTCTCCATGAATCATCATGGCCATGGTGATGTTTTGCCATCAGGAG CAGCATTACTTGGAACGAGGCGTCTATTGGAAGAAAATAATCAGGCCCTTAACAGAATTTCAGCTAACCTCTCAACGTTCAAG TTGCAGGACAATGTTGATCTCTTTTTCCAGACGAAGAACAATTTAACTGCgattttaaataa TATGAAAAATATGCCAGGGATTATGAGCCAAATGCCACCACTACCAGTCTTCTTAAATGAGGAGCTCGCTAGTAGTCTCTCGCCTAGTTCAGCTCAG CCGATGATGTTTGGCTGCAGAAGCGGAATCCAGTTGAAACAGGAGCCAGCTTGTTGA
- the LOC101250883 gene encoding uncharacterized protein isoform X2 — MAADSNTGFHQQALSFQSGAIGSSSSQIMLMSDYYSHLGVNFDVNNSGVGGGMLYSGNPTMMTTNSSSSSSPRTSQYGSCSDSFLIDTVPGLKHDTGLAVEWTVEELYKLEEGLIKYANEPRIMKYIKIAASLRDKNVRDVALRCRWITRKRRKPEDYSLGKKVKDRKVCHHDKLAEMSSMSSVSASLMSLAPYSLSMNHHGHGDVLPSGALLGTRRLLEENNQALNRISANLSTFKLQDNVDLFFQTKNNLTAILNNMKNMPGIMSQMPPLPVFLNEELASSLSPSSAQPMMFGCRSGIQLKQEPAC; from the exons ATGGCTGCAGATTCTAATACAGGGTTTCATCAGCAAGCTTTATCATTTCAATCAGGGGCAATTGGGAGCTCGTCATCTCAGATAATGTTGATGAGTGATTACTACAGTCATCTTGGAGTGAATTTCGATGTAAATAATAGTGGAGTAGGAGGAGGGATGTTGTATTCAGGGAATCCAACAATGATGACAACCAATAGCTCTAGTAGCAGTAGTCCAAGAACTAGTCAGTATGGAAGTTGTTCAGATTCTTTTCTTATAGATACAGTGCCAGGGCTCAAGCATGATACGGGCCTCGCTGTTGAATGGACGGTCGAGGAGTTGTACAAACTGGAGGAAGGACTTATCAA gTATGCCAATGAACCACGGATAATGAAATACATTAAAATTGCAGCATCACTCCGCGATAAAAATGTCCGTGATGTTGCACTGAGATGTAGGTGGATCACG AGAAAGCGAAGGAAACCTGAAGACTATAGTTTGGGGAAGAAAGTGAAAGATAGGAAGGTTTGCCATCAT GATAAATTAGCAGAAATGTCCTCAATGAGTAGTGTGTCTGCTTCACTGATGAGCTTGGCTCCATATTCTCTCTCCATGAATCATCATGGCCATGGTGATGTTTTGCCATCAGGAG CATTACTTGGAACGAGGCGTCTATTGGAAGAAAATAATCAGGCCCTTAACAGAATTTCAGCTAACCTCTCAACGTTCAAG TTGCAGGACAATGTTGATCTCTTTTTCCAGACGAAGAACAATTTAACTGCgattttaaataa TATGAAAAATATGCCAGGGATTATGAGCCAAATGCCACCACTACCAGTCTTCTTAAATGAGGAGCTCGCTAGTAGTCTCTCGCCTAGTTCAGCTCAG CCGATGATGTTTGGCTGCAGAAGCGGAATCCAGTTGAAACAGGAGCCAGCTTGTTGA
- the LOC101250883 gene encoding uncharacterized protein isoform X4 — protein MAADSNTGFHQQALSFQSGAIGSSSSQIMLMSDYYSHLGVNFDVNNSGVGGGMLYSGNPTMMTTNSSSSSSPRTSQYGSCSDSFLIDTVPGLKHDTGLAVEWTVEELYKLEEGLIKYANEPRIMKYIKIAASLRDKNVRDVALRCRWITRKRRKPEDYSLGKKVKDRKDKLAEMSSMSSVSASLMSLAPYSLSMNHHGHGDVLPSGALLGTRRLLEENNQALNRISANLSTFKLQDNVDLFFQTKNNLTAILNNMKNMPGIMSQMPPLPVFLNEELASSLSPSSAQPMMFGCRSGIQLKQEPAC, from the exons ATGGCTGCAGATTCTAATACAGGGTTTCATCAGCAAGCTTTATCATTTCAATCAGGGGCAATTGGGAGCTCGTCATCTCAGATAATGTTGATGAGTGATTACTACAGTCATCTTGGAGTGAATTTCGATGTAAATAATAGTGGAGTAGGAGGAGGGATGTTGTATTCAGGGAATCCAACAATGATGACAACCAATAGCTCTAGTAGCAGTAGTCCAAGAACTAGTCAGTATGGAAGTTGTTCAGATTCTTTTCTTATAGATACAGTGCCAGGGCTCAAGCATGATACGGGCCTCGCTGTTGAATGGACGGTCGAGGAGTTGTACAAACTGGAGGAAGGACTTATCAA gTATGCCAATGAACCACGGATAATGAAATACATTAAAATTGCAGCATCACTCCGCGATAAAAATGTCCGTGATGTTGCACTGAGATGTAGGTGGATCACG AGAAAGCGAAGGAAACCTGAAGACTATAGTTTGGGGAAGAAAGTGAAAGATAGGAAG GATAAATTAGCAGAAATGTCCTCAATGAGTAGTGTGTCTGCTTCACTGATGAGCTTGGCTCCATATTCTCTCTCCATGAATCATCATGGCCATGGTGATGTTTTGCCATCAGGAG CATTACTTGGAACGAGGCGTCTATTGGAAGAAAATAATCAGGCCCTTAACAGAATTTCAGCTAACCTCTCAACGTTCAAG TTGCAGGACAATGTTGATCTCTTTTTCCAGACGAAGAACAATTTAACTGCgattttaaataa TATGAAAAATATGCCAGGGATTATGAGCCAAATGCCACCACTACCAGTCTTCTTAAATGAGGAGCTCGCTAGTAGTCTCTCGCCTAGTTCAGCTCAG CCGATGATGTTTGGCTGCAGAAGCGGAATCCAGTTGAAACAGGAGCCAGCTTGTTGA